From the genome of Neisseria sp. oral taxon 014 str. F0314:
CATCGACGATGTGCAGAAACGCGGCGCGTTCCAAACCGATGTCGATGAACGCGCTCTGCATTCCGGGCAACACGCGGCGCACCACGCCCAGATAAATATTGCCGACCAGACTATGGCCGCTGTTGCGTTCGATGTGCAGCTCGCAGATATTGTTTTCTTCCAACACCGCCACGCGCGTTTCCTGCGGCGTAATGTTGACGAGCACGGTTTCGGGCGGACGGACGGCGTCCTTCGGGATAGGGATTCCTGAAAGCATGATGGTTCCTGATTTTTGAATACAAAAAAACTTTTGCAATCAATCTTTTCGGGAAACCGATTGCAAAAGCGCTTTTGCTGCCGATATTGCGCCAATCATACTGGAAAAGCCGTATTTACGCCATCGTCAGGAACAATCTGCCGATAAGGCCGTCTGAAAGAGAGGTTTGTCCGATACTCCGGCAGGCGGCCTTGTAAAATCCCGCGTGTGCCCATATAGTGCGGAGAATGAAAACAGAAAGTACCCATGCAACCCGTAACCATGTATACAGGTCCGTCCTGCCCCTATTGCACGATGGCCAAAAAGCTGCTCGCCTCATTGGGCGTAAGCGAAATAAATGAAATCCGCGTCGACCGCAATCCCGAAGATTTTGCACAAATGCAACGCCGTACCGGCCAGCGCAGCATCCCGCAGATTTTCATCGGCGACACCCACGTCGGCGGCTTTACCGATTTGTACAGCCTGCATCAGCAAGGCAGGCTGGAAGCGTTGTTAAACCCGTAACCCTTAATATAGGAAAACAAAATGAGCGAAGAACTGCAACCCGTATTCAGCATCGAACGTCTGTATGTCAAAGATTTGTCGCTGGAAGTCCCCCACGCGCCGCAAATCTTTTTGGAACAGGGCGAGCCGGAAGTCGATATGCGCGTATCGACCGCCAGCGAAAAGCTGGAAGACGGCTACTATTCCGTTGACGTAACCGTTACCGTAACCGCCAAGCTGGGTGCCGAGCGTACTATGTTCCTGAACGAAGTAACCCAAAGCGGTATCTTCCATCTGGAAAACATCCCCGAAGACGACATCAAGCTGCTTCTGGGCGTGGCCTGCCCGA
Proteins encoded in this window:
- the grxC gene encoding glutaredoxin 3, which gives rise to MQPVTMYTGPSCPYCTMAKKLLASLGVSEINEIRVDRNPEDFAQMQRRTGQRSIPQIFIGDTHVGGFTDLYSLHQQGRLEALLNP
- the secB gene encoding protein-export chaperone SecB; its protein translation is MSEELQPVFSIERLYVKDLSLEVPHAPQIFLEQGEPEVDMRVSTASEKLEDGYYSVDVTVTVTAKLGAERTMFLNEVTQSGIFHLENIPEDDIKLLLGVACPNILFPYAREAISTSVTRAGFPPVLLAPINFEAMYQQQQEGNA